In one window of Brassica rapa cultivar Chiifu-401-42 chromosome A07, CAAS_Brap_v3.01, whole genome shotgun sequence DNA:
- the LOC103832167 gene encoding uncharacterized protein LOC103832167 has product MEEKVNSFIIRRLSYEGDDEKRDVMKKIVSKLRSDGYNDVSIYRTSWDSSFDRREGCSRMFKCKRKYEYIEVMVATGRGGDDRSKMKRLIIDLDFKSQFELAKQTEVYKDVTQMLPTVFVATEERLKRVVSLVSGEMTESMKKEGMSRPPWRTTRYMLAKWLPEKRVSSSKKGSWSMFDDDGGEAVETTSGIGFKTTCGFQLS; this is encoded by the exons ATGGAAGAGAAGGTAAACTCGTTTATCATAAGAAGATTATCATACGAAGGAGACGATGAGAAGAGAGATGTGATGAAAAAAATTGTCTCCAAGCTTAGATCTGACGGCTACAATGATGTTTCTATCTATAGAACCTCGTGGGATTCTTCTTTTGATCGCCGTGAAg GATGTAGTAGAATGTTTAAGTGCAAGAGGAAGTACGAGTACATTGAGGTCATGGTGGCGACTGGTCGCGGCGGTGATGACAGAAGCAAGATGAAACGTCTCATTATTGATCTTGACTTCAAGTCTCAGTTTGAGTTAGCGAAACAGACAGAAGTTTACAAAGACGTGACTCAGATGCTTCCGACAGTGTTTGTGGCGACAGAGGAGAGACTCAAAAGAGTTGTTTCGTTGGTTTCTGGTGAGATGACAGAGTCCATGAAGAAAGAAGGAATGTCTAGACCGCCATGGAGGACTACGAGATACATGCTAGCCAAGTGGCTACCTGAGAAAAGGGTCTCTAGTTCTAAGAAAGGATCCTGGTCTATGTTTGATGATGATGGAGGTGAAGCTGTTGAGACAACGAGTGGTATTGGTTTTAAAACTACGTGTGGTTTCCAGTTATCTTAG
- the LOC103832165 gene encoding uncharacterized protein LOC103832165, giving the protein MDFICCLRPYHSCRGISVLPAFGISTRLPAANRFLPTTSLRLTTPFLQYPKFSIETYAKKKKKKNTKTTIFEPKPNKEDESLIEEEEEEEEEQVLLEDVLDELLTDEEDDFYLEEEEEEEELYAGDGGGGGGIKLAGTTWDKEALSLAEKACESFNGELGIYAFKTLPNSTVQVRIERLSNKSGSPTMEDIEAYSKIYRAKLSEAELAKSIPDSISLEVSSPGVERVVRVPQDLDRYKDRSMYVRYANEEAETDGDGIFRLVSFDVEAKSCVWGIADIRVNREKAGKGRPLSKKQREWRLETSFESLRLVRLHSEC; this is encoded by the exons ATGGACTTCATCTGTTGTCTCCGACCGTATCACTCTTGTCGGGGAATTTCAGTTCTGCCTGCTTTTGGCATAAGTACTAGACTTCCCGCCGCCAATCGTTTCCTTCCGACAACAAGTCTCCGCTTAACGACGCCGTTTCTTCAGTATCCGAAATTTTCAATAGAGACTTacgcgaagaagaagaagaagaagaacactaAAACGACTATTTtcgaaccaaaaccaaacaaagAAGACGAATCActcattgaagaagaagaagaggaagaggaagagcaaGTTCTTCTCGAAGATGTTCTAGACG AGCTACTaactgatgaagaagatgacTTCTACCtcgaggaagaggaggaggaagaagaactCTAT GCTGGAGAtggaggtggaggaggaggtATTAAGCTTGCCGGAACAACATGGGACAAAGAAGCGTTGTCCTTAGCCGAGAAAGCCTGCGAGTCTTTTAACGGTGAGCTAGGCATTTACGCGTTCAAGACTCTACCGAACTCCACCGTACAAGTGAGAATTGAGCGGCTCAGTAACAAGTCTGGTTCTCCAACGATGGAGGATATCGAAGCGTATTCAAAAATCTACAGAGCAAAACTGTCTGAAGCTGAACTCGCCAAGTCCATACCTGACAGCATCTCTTTAGAG GTTTCATCTCCTGGTGTTGAAAGAGTAGTAAGAGTTCCTCAGGATCTTGACCGGTACAAGGACAGGTCGATGTATGTGAGGTACGCTAACGAGGAAGCTGAGACGGATGGTGATGGTATCTTCAGGCTTGTTTCTTTCGATGTTGAAGCCAAAAGCTGCGTTTGGGGGATAGCTGATATTAGAGTAAACCGTGAGAAGGCAGGCAAAGGCAGACCATTGAGCAAGAAGCAAAGAGAGTGGCGTCTCGAGACCTCTTTTGAGTCACTACGGTTAGTTCGTTTGCATTCTGAATGTTGA
- the LOC103832166 gene encoding alcohol dehydrogenase class-P — MSTTGQIIRCKAAVCWEAGKPLVMEEVEVAPPQKHEVRIKILFTSLCHTDVYFWEAKGQTPLFPRIFGHEAGGIVESVGEGVTDLQPGDHVLPIFTGECGDCPHCHSEESNMCDLLRINTERGGMIHDGESRFSINGKPIYHFLGTSTFSEYTVVHSGQVAKINPEAPLDKVCIVSCGLSTGLGATLNVAKPKKGQSVAIFGLGAVGLAAAEGARIAGAGRIIGVDLNPKRFEEAKKFGVTEFVNPKEHDKPVQQVIAEMTNGGVDRSVECTGSIQAMIQAFECVHDGWGVAVLVGVPSKDDAFKTHPMNLLNERTLKGTFFGNYKPKTDIPGVVEKYMNKELELEKFITHTVPFSEINKAFDYMLKGESIRCIITMGA, encoded by the exons ATGTCTACGACCGGACAAATCATTCGATGCAAag CTGCCGTTTGCTGGGAAGCTGGAAAGCCACTAGTGATGGAGGAAGTGGAGGTTGCTCCACCGCAGAAGCATGAAGTCCGTATCAAGATTCTCTTCACTTCTCTCTGTCACACCGATGTTTACTTCTGGGAAGCTAAG GGACAAACGCCTTTGTTTCCACGTATCTTCGGACATGAAGCTGGAGG TATTGTGGAGAGTGTTGGAGAAGGAGTGACTGATCTTCAACCAGGAGACCACGTCCTCCCCATCTTCACCGGAGAATGCGGAGACTGCCCTCACTGCCACTCTGAAGAATCCAACATGTGCGACCTTCTCAGGATCAACACCGAGAGAGGAGGGATGATACACGACGGCGAATCGAGATTCTCCATCAACGGCAAACCGATCTACCATTTCCTTGGGACCTCAACGTTCAGCGAGTACACCGTGGTTCACTCTGGTCAAGTCGCTAAGATCAACCCTGAAGCTCCTCTTGACAAAGTCTGCATCGTCAGCTGCGGCTTGTCCACTGGGCTGGGAGCTACTTTGAATGTTGCTAAACCCAAGAAAGGTCAGAGCGTTGCTATCTTCGGTCTTGGCGCTGTTGGTTTGGCTGCTGCGGAAGGTGCTAGGATTGCTGGTGCTGGTAGGATCATTGGTGTTGATCTTAACCCCAAGAGGTTCGAGGAAG CTAAGAAGTTCGGTGTGACGGAGTTTGTGAACCCTAAGGAACATGACAAGCCAGTTCAGCAAGTCATCGCTGAGATGACTAACGGCGGTGTGGACAGGAGTGTGGAGTGCACTGGAAGCATTCAAGCCATGATTCAAGCCTTTGAATGTGTTCACGAT GGCTGGGGTGTTGCGGTGCTGGTTGGTGTGCCGAGCAAAGACGATGCCTTCAAGACTCATCCGATGAACCTCCTGAACGAGAGGACACTCAAGGGTACTTTCTTTGGCAACTACAAACCCAAAACCGACATTCCCGGGGTGGTCGAAAAGTACATGAACAAGGAGCTGGAGCTTGAGAAGTTCATCACTCACACAGTGCCGTTCTCTGAGATCAACAAGGCCTTTGATTACATGTTGAAGGGAGAGAGTATCCGTTGCATCATCACCATGGGTGCTTGA
- the LOC103832163 gene encoding auxin efflux carrier component 6 isoform X2, with protein sequence MITGSEFYKVMCAMAPLYFAMFVAYGSVKWWKIFTAEQCSGINRFVSVFAVPILSFHFISQNNPYKMDMMFIIADTLSKVMVFVLLSLWAILFKSGGLDWLITLFSVATLPNTLVMGIPLLQAMYGEYTQNLMVQLVVLQCIIWYTLLLFLFELRAARLLIRTEFPGQAAGAITRIQVDDDVISLDGMDPLRTETETDINGRVRLRIRRSISSVPDSVVSSSLCLTPRASNLSNAEIFSVNTPNRFFNGGGGSGALQFYNGNNEIMFCNGDLGGFGFTRPGCGVSPRRLSGYASSDAYSLQPTPRASNFNELDVNGAGTPVWMKSPVAGRIYRHTASPKMTWESGQRHVAKDTINEKEISFRDALRAAPPPTAAGVACSMEEGAAGKETAPVAPIGRQEMPSAALMVRLILTVVGRKLSRNPNTYSSIIGLVWSLISFRWNIALPDIVAFSIKIISDAGLGMAMFSLGLFMALQPKMITCGVKKATVGMLIRFILGPAFMAAASVIVGLKGSRLHAAIVQAALPQGIVPFVFAREYGLHPDLLSTLVIFGMIVSLPVTILYYVLLGL encoded by the exons ATGATCACGGGAAGTGAATTCTACAAAGTGATGTGTGCAATGGCACCACTCTACTTCGCCATGTTCGTTGCCTACGGTTCTGTCAAGTGGTGGAAGATCTTCACGGCGGAGCAATGCTCTGGAATCAACCGTTTTGTCTCGGTTTTCGCCGTCCCTATTCTCTCTTTCCACTTCATCTCACAAAACAACCCTTACAAAATGGACATGATGTTCATCATCGCTGACACTTTGTCTAAAGTCATGGTCTTCGTTTTGCTCTCGCTATGGGCCATTCTCTTCAAGTCTGGTGGTCTCGATTGGCTCATCACTCTCTTCTCCGTCGCCACGCTCCCTAACACTCTCGTTATGGGCATCCCTTTGCTTCAGGCCATGTACGGAGAGTACACTCAAAACCTCATGGTCCAACTCGTTGTCCTTCAATGCATCATTTG GTATACTCTACTACTCTTCCTCTTTGAACTACGTGCGGCCAGGTTGCTTATCCGAACCGAGTTTCCGGGTCAAGCAGCCGGGGCAATCACTAGGATCCAAGTCGATGATGACGTCATCTCCTTAGACGGCATGGACCCTCTCCGTACAGAAACTGAAACCGATATAAACGGTCGGGTCAGGCTGAGGATCCGACGGTCCATATCATCCGTACCCGACTCCGTTGTCTCTTCCTCTCTATGCCTAACCCCTCGAGCCTCGAATCTTTCTAACGCCGAGATTTTCTCCGTCAACACTCCTAACCGTTTCTTTAACGGCGGAGGAGGAAGTGGTGCACTTCAGTTTTATAACGGTAATAACGAGATCATGTTTTGTAACGGTGATCTAGGCGGTTTCGGTTTTACCCGGCCCGGGTGTGGTGTTAGCCCTAGGAGACTATCGGGTTATGCTTCTTCAGATGCTTACTCGTTGCAGCCGACGCCACGTGCCTCGAACTTCAACGAGCTTGACGTTAACGGAGCCGGTACGCCGGTTTGGATGAAGTCTCCTGTCGCCGGGAGAATATACCGGCATACAGCGTCGCCAAAGATGACATGGGAGTCAGGGCAGAGACATGTAGCCAAGGATACTATCAATG AGAAGGAGATCAGCTTCAGAGACGCACTTAGGGCTGCACCACCGCCTACGGCAGCCGGTGTTGCTTGTTCCATGGAGGAAGGAGCCGCCGGAAAAGAAACAGCTCCGGTTGCTCCTATTGGCAGGCAAGAAATGCCAAGTGCCGCTTTGATGGTGCGGCTCATACTAACTGTCGTGGGGCGCAAGCTTTCTCGAAACCCCAACACCTATTCTAGCATAATAGGTCTTGTCTGGTCACTTATATCCTTCAG ATGGAATATAGCGTTGCCAGATATTGTTGCGTTTTCGATAAAGATAATATCAGATGCAGGTCTTGGAATGGCCATGTTTAGTTTAG GTCTATTCATGGCGTTACAGCCGAAGATGATCACTTGTGGGGTGAAGAAAGCAACAGTGGGGATGTTGATTAGGTTCATCTTAGGTCCCGCTTTCATGGCTGCTGCTTCAGTTATCGTTGGATTGAAAGGTTCTAGGTTACATGCTGCCATCGTACAG GCGGCTCTACCGCAAGGAATAGTTCCGTTCGTGTTTGCGAGGGAGTATGGTTTGCATCCAGACTTACTCAGTACATT GGTTATCTTTGGTATGATAGTATCTTTACCAGTAACTATTCTGTATTACGTGCTGTTGGGCCTATGA
- the LOC108869085 gene encoding uncharacterized protein LOC108869085 — protein MVRNAKRSIIAERLKTRFTRRAHCEIEKAINGSQHCIRYMARNNFHEVELNNVNYVVDMNEKTCGCRKWQMVGIPCVHAASVIIGKKEKVEAYVNEYYTTKKWRETYKDGIKPVQGMMLWPRLNRLAVLPPPWRRGNPGRPSNYARRKGRNKTGSTRTTLTRRKRVVTCSNCKEDGHNKQGCKNPSVESQPKRPRGRPKKQGGVSQLQQGSQAQGSQSQQG, from the exons ATGGTGCGTAATGCGAAGAGGTCCATTATTGCTGAAAGGTTGAAGACAAGGTTCACAAGAAGAGCACATTGTGAGATAGAGAAAGCTATAAATGGATCACAACATTGCATCCGCTACATGGCCAGAAATAATTTTCATGAGGTAGAGCTCAATAATGTTAACTATGTGGTTGATATGAATGAGAAGACTTGTGGTTGCAGAAAGTGGCAGATGGTTGGAATCCCTTGTGTTCATGCTGCAAGTGTTATAATAGGTAAAAAAGAAAAGGTTGAAGCTTATGTGAATGAGTACTACACAACAAAGAAGTGGCGAGAAACATATAAAGATGGTATAAAACCTGTACAAGGGATGATGTTGTGGCCTAGATTGAATAGGTTAGCTGTCTTGCCACCACCATGGAGAAGAGGTAATCCAGGAAGACCAAGTAACTATGCTAGGAGGAAAGGCAGGAATAAAACAGGATCAACTAGGACCACATTAACACGCCGGAAGAGAGTGGTGACATGCTCAAACTGCAAGGAAGATGGACACAATAAGCAAGGTTGTAAAAATCCAAGTGTTGAGAGTCAGCCAAAGAGACCAAGAGGACGACCAAAAAAACAG GGAGGAGTTTCACAACTACAACAAGGATCACAAGCCCAAGGATCACAATCACAACAAGGATAA
- the LOC103832163 gene encoding auxin efflux carrier component 6 isoform X1: protein MITGSEFYKVMCAMAPLYFAMFVAYGSVKWWKIFTAEQCSGINRFVSVFAVPILSFHFISQNNPYKMDMMFIIADTLSKVMVFVLLSLWAILFKSGGLDWLITLFSVATLPNTLVMGIPLLQAMYGEYTQNLMVQLVVLQCIIWYTLLLFLFELRAARLLIRTEFPGQAAGAITRIQVDDDVISLDGMDPLRTETETDINGRVRLRIRRSISSVPDSVVSSSLCLTPRASNLSNAEIFSVNTPNRFFNGGGGSGALQFYNGNNEIMFCNGDLGGFGFTRPGCGVSPRRLSGYASSDAYSLQPTPRASNFNELDVNGAGTPVWMKSPVAGRIYRHTASPKMTWESGQRHVAKDTINDDYVSIPEKEISFRDALRAAPPPTAAGVACSMEEGAAGKETAPVAPIGRQEMPSAALMVRLILTVVGRKLSRNPNTYSSIIGLVWSLISFRWNIALPDIVAFSIKIISDAGLGMAMFSLGLFMALQPKMITCGVKKATVGMLIRFILGPAFMAAASVIVGLKGSRLHAAIVQAALPQGIVPFVFAREYGLHPDLLSTLVIFGMIVSLPVTILYYVLLGL from the exons ATGATCACGGGAAGTGAATTCTACAAAGTGATGTGTGCAATGGCACCACTCTACTTCGCCATGTTCGTTGCCTACGGTTCTGTCAAGTGGTGGAAGATCTTCACGGCGGAGCAATGCTCTGGAATCAACCGTTTTGTCTCGGTTTTCGCCGTCCCTATTCTCTCTTTCCACTTCATCTCACAAAACAACCCTTACAAAATGGACATGATGTTCATCATCGCTGACACTTTGTCTAAAGTCATGGTCTTCGTTTTGCTCTCGCTATGGGCCATTCTCTTCAAGTCTGGTGGTCTCGATTGGCTCATCACTCTCTTCTCCGTCGCCACGCTCCCTAACACTCTCGTTATGGGCATCCCTTTGCTTCAGGCCATGTACGGAGAGTACACTCAAAACCTCATGGTCCAACTCGTTGTCCTTCAATGCATCATTTG GTATACTCTACTACTCTTCCTCTTTGAACTACGTGCGGCCAGGTTGCTTATCCGAACCGAGTTTCCGGGTCAAGCAGCCGGGGCAATCACTAGGATCCAAGTCGATGATGACGTCATCTCCTTAGACGGCATGGACCCTCTCCGTACAGAAACTGAAACCGATATAAACGGTCGGGTCAGGCTGAGGATCCGACGGTCCATATCATCCGTACCCGACTCCGTTGTCTCTTCCTCTCTATGCCTAACCCCTCGAGCCTCGAATCTTTCTAACGCCGAGATTTTCTCCGTCAACACTCCTAACCGTTTCTTTAACGGCGGAGGAGGAAGTGGTGCACTTCAGTTTTATAACGGTAATAACGAGATCATGTTTTGTAACGGTGATCTAGGCGGTTTCGGTTTTACCCGGCCCGGGTGTGGTGTTAGCCCTAGGAGACTATCGGGTTATGCTTCTTCAGATGCTTACTCGTTGCAGCCGACGCCACGTGCCTCGAACTTCAACGAGCTTGACGTTAACGGAGCCGGTACGCCGGTTTGGATGAAGTCTCCTGTCGCCGGGAGAATATACCGGCATACAGCGTCGCCAAAGATGACATGGGAGTCAGGGCAGAGACATGTAGCCAAGGATACTATCAATG ATGATTATGTATCAATTCCAGAGAAGGAGATCAGCTTCAGAGACGCACTTAGGGCTGCACCACCGCCTACGGCAGCCGGTGTTGCTTGTTCCATGGAGGAAGGAGCCGCCGGAAAAGAAACAGCTCCGGTTGCTCCTATTGGCAGGCAAGAAATGCCAAGTGCCGCTTTGATGGTGCGGCTCATACTAACTGTCGTGGGGCGCAAGCTTTCTCGAAACCCCAACACCTATTCTAGCATAATAGGTCTTGTCTGGTCACTTATATCCTTCAG ATGGAATATAGCGTTGCCAGATATTGTTGCGTTTTCGATAAAGATAATATCAGATGCAGGTCTTGGAATGGCCATGTTTAGTTTAG GTCTATTCATGGCGTTACAGCCGAAGATGATCACTTGTGGGGTGAAGAAAGCAACAGTGGGGATGTTGATTAGGTTCATCTTAGGTCCCGCTTTCATGGCTGCTGCTTCAGTTATCGTTGGATTGAAAGGTTCTAGGTTACATGCTGCCATCGTACAG GCGGCTCTACCGCAAGGAATAGTTCCGTTCGTGTTTGCGAGGGAGTATGGTTTGCATCCAGACTTACTCAGTACATT GGTTATCTTTGGTATGATAGTATCTTTACCAGTAACTATTCTGTATTACGTGCTGTTGGGCCTATGA